A stretch of Amycolatopsis balhimycina FH 1894 DNA encodes these proteins:
- a CDS encoding sigma-70 family RNA polymerase sigma factor: MSTVPADLSGKSDAELIAEVRSGEIASYGTLYERHTGAAHNLARQLARSSSEADDLVSEAFAKVLDTLRGGKGPESAFRAYLLTALRHTAYDRTRKERRVDLNEDMTEVGGAAAEALTVQFSDTAVAGLERTMAARAFARLPERWQAVLWHTEIEQQSPAEVAPLLGLTANGVSALAYRAREGLRQAYLQVHLQENAGERCRACAERLGAWTRDGLSKRERAQVESHLDECENCRALAAELADVNGGLHAIIAPIVLGGAALGYLATIGAAKASAATAGASVAAAAAGGKAAAGAAAAGPRQFAGVAASGVAVVAAVVIALAAGGGTQQIPAAAQVPPPVQPVQPPAPKPQPPAPVVPVAPPPVQPVQPPAPPATPSVAPAPPPVVPPAPPQAPVPAPPAPVPPSMSATTPPGGVELSPGTAMTLPVTVRNDGGSPSDPVAVALNLPRGVRAIDTGGGSAPMAFAQAPGPISVNCPGGEGTITCKTGTGLQPGQSATLNFRLQADEDAEGGTVTGSVTAGVQINVAVSVKVTVKQPPDAVALEAVGDGLSAFPWTRHPLVYVRVRNTGETTKPVTVTFDHPLWQWWSLRGFPCTPAGGGASCTTRGTLAPGQHVNLWVRLDGRPDDGRVTITARLGRASAPPVTVNFGCWRHWCDHDPVPTTTPSPTTSTAPTKPSKPAPSKPSPTPPATTKPEPPTEPPVSSTTTSAPPRPTGKPGDKPPTVTPEKAFGWSTG; encoded by the coding sequence GTGTCCACCGTTCCCGCCGATCTCAGCGGAAAGAGTGACGCCGAGCTGATCGCGGAGGTTCGTTCCGGGGAGATCGCGTCGTACGGGACGCTCTACGAACGGCACACCGGCGCGGCCCACAATCTGGCCCGTCAGCTGGCCCGCTCGAGCTCCGAAGCCGACGATCTCGTGTCCGAGGCGTTCGCCAAGGTGCTCGACACTCTCCGTGGCGGCAAGGGACCGGAGTCCGCCTTCCGGGCGTACTTGCTGACCGCGCTGCGTCACACGGCGTACGACCGCACCCGCAAGGAGCGCCGGGTCGACCTCAACGAGGACATGACCGAGGTCGGCGGGGCCGCGGCCGAGGCGCTGACCGTGCAGTTCTCCGACACCGCCGTCGCCGGGCTGGAGCGGACGATGGCCGCCAGGGCGTTCGCGCGGCTGCCGGAACGCTGGCAGGCGGTGCTCTGGCACACCGAGATCGAGCAGCAGAGCCCGGCCGAGGTCGCACCGCTGCTGGGCCTGACCGCGAACGGCGTCTCCGCGCTCGCCTACCGCGCCCGCGAAGGGCTCCGCCAGGCGTACCTGCAGGTCCACCTGCAGGAAAACGCCGGGGAACGCTGCCGCGCCTGCGCCGAGCGGCTCGGCGCGTGGACCCGCGACGGACTGTCCAAACGCGAACGCGCCCAGGTCGAAAGCCACCTCGACGAGTGCGAGAACTGCCGGGCCCTCGCGGCGGAGCTCGCCGACGTCAACGGCGGGCTGCACGCGATCATCGCCCCGATCGTCCTGGGCGGCGCGGCGCTGGGTTACCTCGCCACCATCGGTGCCGCGAAGGCGAGCGCGGCCACCGCGGGCGCGTCCGTCGCCGCCGCGGCGGCCGGGGGCAAGGCCGCCGCGGGTGCCGCGGCCGCCGGCCCCCGCCAGTTCGCCGGGGTCGCCGCCTCCGGCGTGGCGGTCGTCGCGGCCGTCGTCATCGCGCTCGCCGCCGGCGGCGGGACGCAGCAGATCCCGGCCGCCGCCCAGGTGCCACCGCCCGTCCAGCCGGTCCAGCCACCCGCACCGAAGCCGCAGCCGCCCGCTCCGGTCGTGCCCGTCGCGCCTCCGCCGGTTCAGCCGGTTCAGCCGCCGGCGCCGCCGGCGACTCCTTCCGTCGCACCCGCGCCGCCACCCGTCGTGCCGCCGGCACCGCCGCAGGCGCCGGTCCCGGCACCGCCCGCGCCGGTACCGCCGTCGATGTCCGCGACGACCCCGCCGGGCGGCGTCGAGCTCAGCCCCGGCACCGCGATGACCCTGCCGGTCACGGTGCGCAACGACGGCGGCAGCCCGTCCGACCCGGTGGCCGTCGCGCTGAACCTCCCGCGGGGCGTGCGCGCGATCGACACGGGCGGGGGCAGCGCGCCGATGGCGTTCGCCCAGGCCCCCGGCCCGATCTCGGTGAACTGCCCGGGCGGCGAGGGCACGATCACGTGCAAGACGGGCACCGGCTTGCAGCCCGGTCAGAGTGCGACGCTGAACTTCCGGCTCCAGGCCGACGAGGACGCTGAAGGCGGCACGGTCACCGGGTCGGTCACCGCCGGTGTGCAGATCAACGTCGCGGTGAGCGTCAAGGTCACCGTGAAGCAGCCGCCGGACGCGGTGGCCCTGGAAGCCGTGGGCGACGGGCTCTCGGCGTTCCCCTGGACCCGCCACCCCCTGGTCTACGTGCGGGTCCGCAACACCGGCGAGACGACCAAGCCGGTCACGGTCACCTTCGACCACCCGCTGTGGCAGTGGTGGAGCCTGCGCGGCTTCCCGTGCACGCCGGCCGGCGGCGGCGCGAGCTGCACGACGCGTGGCACGCTGGCGCCCGGCCAGCACGTCAACCTGTGGGTGCGGCTGGACGGCAGGCCGGACGACGGCCGCGTGACGATCACCGCCCGGCTCGGCCGGGCGTCGGCACCGCCGGTGACGGTGAACTTCGGCTGCTGGCGCCACTGGTGCGACCACGACCCGGTGCCGACGACCACGCCTTCGCCCACGACGTCGACGGCACCGACGAAACCTTCGAAGCCGGCGCCGTCCAAGCCGTCCCCGACCCCGCCGGCGACGACGAAACCCGAGCCGCCGACCGAGCCGCCGGTGTCCTCGACAACGACCAGCGCCCCGCCGCGCCCGACCGGAAAACCGGGTGACAAACCACCGACCGTCACCCCCGAAAAGGCTTTCGGCTGGTCGACGGGGTAG
- a CDS encoding glycosyltransferase 87 family protein codes for MSTSRPASEARTGRLLAGALALLVFALGVVVWLAGWHVGADSAVYRAGALTLLHGDPLYTRDVLTALPGWVRLPFTYTPAAAPLFLPLALVPSGLVWGVIAVLSVVAVMVVITVVSSSPGRSLAWWALPAGTAAALALEPVWKTLFLGQINLILMAFVVLDVLVLSARRSRFAGVLIGVAAAIKLTPLIFVPHLFFTGRWKDGLRAVGTFVALEAVMFAVIPVDAARFWRDSATDPSRVGSVHWIFNQSLNGLVNRASALAPWSLAVAAGVAAMLAVPAVWLVVRLHRRGENAAALLVTAFYGLLLSPVSWSHHWVWCVPLIALLVVKARWWAAAAVAVLFASQIVMLVPNGGDAEFGWGLGWSVLGNLYVLAAALAILGLALRELRMSRRSAQVAAVAPGLAQ; via the coding sequence ATGTCGACGTCGCGACCGGCGTCTGAGGCGCGCACCGGCCGTCTCCTCGCCGGGGCTCTCGCGCTTCTCGTTTTCGCCCTCGGCGTCGTCGTCTGGCTGGCCGGCTGGCACGTGGGCGCGGACAGCGCCGTGTACCGCGCGGGGGCGCTGACCCTGCTGCACGGCGACCCGCTCTACACGCGGGACGTGCTGACCGCGCTGCCGGGCTGGGTGCGCCTGCCGTTCACCTACACCCCGGCCGCCGCGCCGCTGTTCCTGCCGCTCGCCCTGGTGCCGTCGGGCCTGGTCTGGGGCGTGATCGCGGTTTTGTCGGTGGTCGCCGTTATGGTCGTGATCACGGTGGTTTCGTCGTCGCCGGGGCGCTCACTCGCTTGGTGGGCGCTGCCGGCGGGAACGGCCGCCGCGCTGGCGCTGGAACCGGTGTGGAAGACGCTGTTCCTGGGCCAGATCAACTTGATACTGATGGCGTTCGTGGTGCTGGACGTCCTGGTGCTGTCGGCCAGGCGGTCGCGGTTCGCGGGTGTGCTGATCGGCGTGGCGGCGGCGATCAAGCTGACCCCGCTGATCTTCGTGCCGCACCTGTTCTTCACCGGCCGGTGGAAGGACGGGCTGCGCGCGGTGGGCACGTTCGTGGCACTCGAAGCGGTGATGTTCGCGGTCATCCCGGTCGACGCGGCGCGGTTCTGGCGGGATTCGGCGACCGACCCGAGCCGGGTCGGGTCGGTGCACTGGATCTTCAACCAGTCGCTCAACGGGCTGGTCAACCGGGCTTCGGCGCTGGCCCCCTGGTCGCTGGCGGTGGCGGCCGGGGTGGCGGCGATGCTCGCCGTACCCGCGGTGTGGCTGGTGGTGCGGCTGCACCGGCGCGGTGAGAACGCGGCCGCGTTGCTCGTGACGGCGTTCTACGGGCTGCTGCTGTCGCCCGTGTCGTGGTCGCACCACTGGGTCTGGTGCGTGCCCTTGATCGCGCTGCTGGTGGTCAAGGCGCGGTGGTGGGCCGCGGCGGCGGTCGCGGTGCTGTTCGCCTCGCAGATCGTGATGCTCGTGCCCAACGGCGGGGACGCGGAGTTCGGCTGGGGCCTGGGCTGGTCGGTCCTGGGCAACCTCTACGTGCTCGCCGCGGCGCTCGCGATCCTCGGGCTGGCGCTGCGGGAACTGCGGATGTCGCGGCGGTCCGCGCAGGTCGCCGCCGTCGCGCCCGGTCTCGCGCAGTAG
- a CDS encoding 5-(carboxyamino)imidazole ribonucleotide synthase: MDKNTGLPVVGMVGGGQLARMTHQAAISLGQSLHVLAASENEAAGLVAGDVTLGHHTDLDALRKFAASVDVLTFDHEHVPGEHLLTLAMEGHVIRPAASALGFAQNKLVMREMMAGLGVPGPAFAEVSTVDDVLAFGGEHGWPVVLKAATGGYDGRGVWMLDTAQHARETVPELLEAGTALLVEEKVAMRRELAALVARSPFGQGAAYPVVETVQTGGINTEVLAPAPGLGDDRVHEAQDLALRIASTLDVTGLLAVELFETDTGLLVNELAMRPHNSGHWTMDGARTSQFEQHLRAVLDYPLGRTDLIAPACVMANVLGASELPEMGPDERLHHLFARYPEVRVHLYGKQERPGRKLGHVNFTGERMEDLRNRALLSAHWLSHAVWLDGYEIH; encoded by the coding sequence ATGGACAAGAACACCGGTCTGCCCGTCGTGGGCATGGTGGGCGGCGGCCAGCTCGCCCGGATGACGCACCAGGCGGCGATCTCCCTCGGCCAGTCCCTGCACGTGCTCGCCGCGAGCGAGAACGAAGCCGCGGGGCTCGTCGCGGGCGACGTCACACTGGGACACCACACCGACCTCGACGCGCTGCGGAAGTTCGCGGCCTCGGTCGACGTGCTCACGTTCGACCACGAGCACGTGCCGGGCGAGCACCTCCTCACCCTGGCGATGGAGGGCCACGTCATCCGGCCGGCGGCGAGCGCGCTCGGCTTCGCGCAGAACAAGCTGGTGATGCGCGAGATGATGGCCGGGCTCGGCGTCCCGGGCCCCGCCTTCGCCGAGGTGTCCACTGTGGACGACGTGCTCGCGTTCGGCGGCGAGCACGGCTGGCCGGTCGTGCTCAAGGCGGCGACCGGGGGCTACGACGGCCGCGGCGTCTGGATGCTGGACACCGCGCAGCACGCCCGCGAGACCGTGCCGGAGCTGCTCGAAGCGGGCACGGCCCTGCTGGTCGAGGAGAAGGTGGCGATGCGGCGGGAACTGGCGGCGCTCGTCGCGCGCTCGCCCTTCGGCCAGGGCGCGGCGTACCCGGTGGTCGAGACGGTGCAGACCGGCGGCATCAACACCGAGGTCCTCGCCCCGGCCCCGGGGCTCGGCGACGACCGGGTGCACGAAGCCCAGGACCTGGCGCTGCGGATCGCGTCGACGCTGGACGTCACCGGGCTGCTCGCGGTCGAGCTGTTCGAGACGGACACCGGGCTGCTGGTGAACGAGCTGGCGATGCGCCCGCACAACTCCGGGCACTGGACCATGGACGGCGCGCGCACGTCGCAGTTCGAGCAGCACCTGCGGGCGGTGCTCGACTACCCGCTGGGCCGGACGGACCTGATCGCGCCCGCGTGCGTGATGGCGAACGTGCTGGGCGCGTCCGAGCTGCCCGAGATGGGGCCGGACGAGCGGCTGCACCACCTGTTCGCGCGGTACCCGGAGGTGCGGGTGCACCTCTACGGCAAGCAGGAGCGGCCGGGGCGCAAGCTCGGGC
- a CDS encoding glycosyltransferase 87 family protein: MTRTVSTDVDGSVAARSQHRLALRKSLARLSVRPRSILILSVIPLVAIGYGIYGWQHDWVLGVDSAVYRAGALTLLHGDSLYDANTLPSEPWWALLPFTYPPTAALMFIPLAAFPTQISWGLITAVSLGAMALSIRIAIGALPRPAADGPRWWASPARSTIVFFLVFLALEPVWRTIFLGQINLILMAMILLDMLVIGARGSRWGGVLVGVAAAIKLTPLVFLGHLFITGRRMDAIRGFATFVLLQGLMFLINSHDAAKYWTVTLPDTGRIGPVHWAGNQSLNALMNRATDLAPWASKAAMGIGFLLAIPALWLLMRFHRKGQALAALLVTAFWTLLISPISWTHHWVWVIPLIVLLVSRLPKTTPKTAWKRWVGTGLVGFVFVSCVLLILPNGRNVELHWKVWQNILGDAYILMPVVLAAALILRWGLQRRARKKAAPDEHVDVATGV, translated from the coding sequence GTGACCCGGACCGTATCCACCGACGTCGACGGCTCAGTCGCGGCCAGATCCCAGCACCGGCTGGCCCTGCGGAAGTCACTCGCCCGGCTGTCCGTCCGCCCGCGGTCGATCCTGATCCTGTCGGTGATCCCGCTGGTCGCGATCGGGTACGGCATCTACGGCTGGCAGCACGACTGGGTGCTCGGCGTCGACAGCGCGGTCTATCGCGCCGGCGCCCTGACGCTGCTGCACGGCGACTCCCTCTACGACGCCAACACGCTGCCCAGTGAGCCGTGGTGGGCGCTGCTGCCGTTCACCTACCCGCCGACGGCCGCGCTGATGTTCATCCCCCTGGCCGCGTTCCCGACGCAGATCTCCTGGGGCCTGATCACCGCCGTCTCGCTGGGGGCGATGGCGCTGTCGATCCGGATCGCGATCGGCGCGCTGCCCCGCCCGGCCGCGGACGGACCGCGCTGGTGGGCCTCGCCCGCCCGCTCGACCATCGTGTTCTTCCTGGTCTTCCTCGCCCTCGAGCCGGTGTGGCGGACGATCTTCCTCGGCCAGATCAACCTGATCCTGATGGCCATGATCCTGCTGGACATGCTGGTCATCGGCGCCCGCGGCAGTCGCTGGGGCGGCGTGCTGGTCGGCGTCGCGGCGGCGATCAAGCTGACGCCGCTGGTGTTCCTCGGCCACCTGTTCATCACCGGCCGCCGCATGGACGCCATCCGCGGGTTCGCGACGTTCGTGCTGCTCCAGGGCCTGATGTTCCTGATCAACTCGCACGACGCGGCCAAGTACTGGACCGTGACGCTGCCGGACACCGGCCGGATCGGGCCGGTGCACTGGGCGGGCAACCAGTCGCTGAACGCGCTGATGAACCGGGCCACCGACCTCGCGCCGTGGGCATCGAAGGCGGCGATGGGCATCGGCTTCCTGCTGGCGATCCCGGCGCTGTGGCTGCTGATGCGCTTCCACCGGAAGGGCCAGGCGCTGGCCGCGTTGCTGGTCACGGCGTTCTGGACGCTGCTGATCTCGCCGATCTCGTGGACCCACCACTGGGTGTGGGTGATCCCGCTGATCGTGCTGCTGGTCTCGCGGCTGCCGAAGACCACCCCGAAGACGGCGTGGAAGCGCTGGGTCGGGACCGGCCTGGTGGGGTTCGTGTTCGTCAGCTGCGTGCTGCTGATCCTGCCGAACGGCCGCAACGTCGAGCTGCACTGGAAGGTGTGGCAGAACATCCTGGGGGACGCCTACATCCTGATGCCGGTCGTGCTGGCCGCGGCGCTGATCCTGCGCTGGGGGCTGCAGCGGCGGGCCAGGAAGAAGGCCGCTCCGGACGAGCATGTCGACGTCGCGACCGGCGTCTGA